In Minwuia thermotolerans, one genomic interval encodes:
- a CDS encoding Na+/H+ antiporter subunit E, which translates to MSRALGLLVVLAATWLLLSGIYDHALLYWLGAASVIACVLLAARMDVVDHEGVPFDLGWRILVYWPWLFVEIVKANIDVVGRLMRLNPAISPTLIRSLPLQKTDLAKVTYANSITLTPGTFSIDIDHEHGILVHALSREGAESVLSDDMNRRCERLESTRLHRKAGVK; encoded by the coding sequence ATGTCGCGCGCTCTGGGTTTGCTGGTGGTGCTTGCCGCGACATGGCTGCTGCTCTCCGGCATCTACGACCATGCCCTGCTCTACTGGCTTGGCGCCGCCTCGGTCATCGCCTGCGTGTTGCTGGCCGCCCGTATGGACGTGGTCGACCATGAAGGTGTGCCCTTCGACCTGGGCTGGCGCATCCTGGTCTACTGGCCTTGGCTGTTCGTCGAGATCGTGAAGGCGAATATCGACGTCGTCGGCCGGCTCATGCGCCTCAATCCGGCCATCTCGCCGACCCTGATCCGTTCCTTGCCGCTGCAGAAGACCGATCTGGCGAAAGTGACCTACGCCAACTCGATCACCCTCACGCCCGGCACATTCTCGATCGACATCGACCACGAGCACGGCATTCTCGTCCATGCGCTGTCGCGCGAAGGCGCCGAAAGCGTGCTTTCGGACGACATGAACCGCCGCTGCGAACGCCTGGAGAGCACTCGTCTGCACCGCAAGGCGGGTGTGAAATGA
- a CDS encoding monovalent cation/H+ antiporter complex subunit F, whose product MFAAAALGLLTAMALAIVRALLGPTIYDRIMAVNMFGTKTVLLIAVLGFLAGRPDFLDLALLYALMNFIGTIAVLKYVRYRDLGQSRYGE is encoded by the coding sequence ATGTTCGCCGCGGCAGCGCTGGGCCTGCTTACCGCCATGGCGCTGGCCATCGTCCGCGCCCTGCTGGGCCCGACGATCTATGACCGAATCATGGCCGTGAACATGTTCGGGACCAAGACGGTGCTGTTGATCGCCGTGCTCGGATTTCTCGCCGGCCGGCCGGATTTCCTGGACCTCGCGCTGCTCTACGCGCTGATGAACTTCATCGGCACCATCGCGGTGCTGAAATACGTCCGCTACCGCGATCTCGGGCAATCGAGGTACGGCGAATGA
- the mnhG gene encoding monovalent cation/H(+) antiporter subunit G: MSLWAEILVWILVGSGAFFTIVGAWGVVRLPDLYTRMHAASVTDTLATFLILAGCAVPVLLAGDWLIAIKLFFILVFLWFTSPMASYALAHAAFFDGDKPVLDHDLTEDREGSA, from the coding sequence ATGAGTCTCTGGGCCGAAATCCTGGTCTGGATCCTGGTGGGCTCGGGGGCTTTCTTCACAATCGTCGGCGCCTGGGGCGTCGTGCGCCTGCCCGACCTTTACACGCGCATGCATGCGGCCAGCGTCACCGACACGCTGGCGACGTTCCTCATCCTGGCCGGCTGCGCCGTGCCGGTGCTGCTCGCGGGCGACTGGCTGATCGCGATCAAGCTGTTCTTCATCCTGGTCTTCCTCTGGTTCACCAGTCCGATGGCCTCCTACGCACTGGCGCATGCGGCCTTCTTCGATGGCGACAAGCCCGTCCTCGACCATGACCTGACCGAGGACAGGGAGGGGAGCGCATGA
- a CDS encoding DUF4040 domain-containing protein: MNWEAIINIVLLALLVVITLGILRLRNLFAVVMLSGIFSLIMASVFTVLDAVDVAFTEAAVGAGISTILALSTLALIDNRREKVPSRLRFMPLLVSVATGAALLWAMGGLPPVGAPDTPAQQHVAPYYIQQAPQEIDVPNLVTAVLASYRGFDTLGEVAVIFTAGVGVMFLLGTLPAIGARPRRRKEGEEE; this comes from the coding sequence ATGAACTGGGAAGCCATCATCAACATCGTCCTGCTGGCGCTGCTGGTGGTGATCACGCTCGGCATCCTGCGCCTGCGCAATCTGTTCGCCGTGGTCATGCTCTCGGGCATCTTCAGCCTGATCATGGCCTCGGTCTTCACGGTTCTCGACGCCGTCGACGTGGCTTTCACCGAGGCGGCGGTCGGGGCCGGCATTTCCACGATCCTGGCGCTGTCGACGCTGGCCCTGATCGACAACCGCCGGGAGAAAGTGCCATCCAGGCTGCGCTTCATGCCCCTGCTGGTTTCGGTGGCGACCGGCGCGGCCCTGCTGTGGGCGATGGGCGGCCTGCCGCCGGTGGGCGCCCCGGACACGCCGGCGCAGCAGCACGTGGCGCCTTACTACATCCAGCAGGCGCCGCAGGAGATCGACGTGCCCAATCTCGTCACCGCGGTGCTCGCCAGCTATCGCGGCTTCGATACGCTGGGCGAGGTCGCGGTGATCTTCACCGCCGGCGTCGGCGTGATGTTCCTGCTCGGCACCCTGCCGGCGATCGGCGCGCGGCCCAGGCGACGGAAGGAGGGCGAGGAGGAATGA
- a CDS encoding Na(+)/H(+) antiporter subunit B, with product MIHHLIPRVLSKLLIPFIVLFGFYVQFHGDFGPGGGFQAGVIVAAGIILYALIYGLDAAETVISPGVVGVIMALGLLLYAGVGVATMALGAEFLNYNALDSHDPVHGQHMGILIIEFGVGVTVAAVMLTIFFKFADRLKLIRDLEQMHGDDEDVR from the coding sequence ATGATTCATCACCTGATTCCGCGCGTCCTCTCGAAGCTGCTGATCCCGTTCATCGTGCTGTTCGGCTTCTACGTGCAGTTCCATGGCGACTTCGGACCCGGGGGCGGCTTCCAGGCCGGCGTGATCGTTGCCGCCGGGATCATCCTCTACGCACTGATCTATGGCCTCGACGCCGCCGAGACCGTGATTTCACCCGGGGTGGTCGGCGTGATCATGGCGCTGGGCCTGTTGCTATACGCCGGCGTGGGTGTCGCCACCATGGCGCTGGGCGCGGAGTTCCTGAACTACAACGCCCTCGACAGCCACGATCCCGTGCACGGCCAGCACATGGGCATCCTGATCATCGAATTCGGCGTCGGGGTGACCGTGGCCGCGGTGATGCTGACGATCTTCTTCAAGTTCGCCGACCGGCTGAAGCTGATCCGCGATCTGGAACAGATGCACGGCGACGACGAGGACGTCCGATGA
- a CDS encoding cation:proton antiporter subunit C produces MTGLEQYNYWIFAILLTIGIYIAISRGNLVKKVVGLNIFQASAFLLYISSGKIWGGTAPILMKGADATYANPLPHVLILTAIVVGVATTAIGLALVVRIKEAYGTIEEDDVLAAEAAFEAEMRQEARQS; encoded by the coding sequence ATGACCGGTCTGGAGCAGTACAATTACTGGATCTTCGCGATCCTGCTGACGATCGGCATCTATATCGCCATCAGCCGCGGAAATCTGGTCAAGAAGGTGGTCGGTCTGAACATCTTCCAGGCCAGCGCCTTCCTGCTCTACATCAGCTCAGGCAAGATCTGGGGCGGCACCGCGCCGATCCTGATGAAGGGGGCCGACGCGACCTACGCCAACCCCCTGCCGCACGTGCTGATCCTGACTGCCATCGTCGTCGGCGTGGCGACCACGGCCATCGGCCTGGCGCTGGTGGTCCGCATCAAGGAAGCCTACGGCACGATCGAGGAGGATGACGTGCTGGCCGCCGAGGCCGCCTTCGAGGCGGAGATGCGGCAGGAGGCCAGGCAGTCATGA
- a CDS encoding monovalent cation/H+ antiporter subunit D family protein, translated as MSATGGALSLMDNLPALQVAVPLIAAPICTFLRFRNGAWAFALLVSAAVFWMSWLLLQQVLVDGVISYHMGGWAPPIGIEYRVDRVNAFVILIVAMISLITLPFAKATVEREVPADKHHLFYAAWLLCITGLLGIAITGDAFNVFVFLEISSLSSYVLIAAGRDPRALTASFQYLILGTLGATFILIGVGLLYIMTGTLNMMDLADRIPAIAHTTPVRAAAGFLTVGIALKAALFPAHFWLPNGYAFSPNAVSVLLSATATKVSIYLLLRFELTVFGDVDAVGDFSFANLLLPFAVAAFVLGSVSAIFQSDVKRLLAYSSVAQIGYMIAGLGLGSVDGVTAGIVHLFNHALMKAALFMAAGAVFMRAGGVQLANFAGMGRRMPLTMFAFVLAGLSLIGVPLTVGFVSKWYLVLAALQTGPGGYVLTGLILASSLLSVIYVWRVVEVAYLRDPEPDAPRHEAPLSVLAPMWLLVVACFWFGIDSSFTVGIARDAAIQLMGPGQ; from the coding sequence ATGAGCGCCACGGGGGGCGCACTGAGCCTGATGGACAACCTGCCCGCGCTGCAGGTCGCCGTGCCGCTGATTGCGGCTCCGATCTGCACCTTCCTGCGCTTCCGCAACGGGGCCTGGGCCTTCGCGCTGCTGGTCAGCGCCGCGGTGTTCTGGATGTCCTGGCTGCTGCTGCAGCAGGTGCTCGTCGACGGCGTCATCTCCTATCACATGGGCGGATGGGCGCCGCCGATCGGCATCGAGTACCGCGTCGACCGGGTCAACGCCTTCGTCATCCTGATCGTGGCCATGATCTCGCTGATCACCCTGCCCTTCGCCAAGGCGACGGTGGAACGGGAGGTGCCGGCGGACAAGCATCACCTGTTCTACGCCGCGTGGCTGCTCTGCATCACCGGCCTGCTGGGCATCGCGATCACCGGCGATGCCTTCAACGTCTTCGTCTTCCTGGAGATATCGTCCCTGTCGAGCTACGTGCTGATCGCCGCCGGGCGCGACCCGAGGGCGCTGACGGCGTCGTTCCAGTATCTGATCCTCGGCACGCTGGGCGCGACCTTCATCCTGATCGGCGTCGGCCTGCTCTACATCATGACCGGCACGCTCAACATGATGGACCTCGCCGACCGGATCCCGGCGATCGCCCACACGACTCCGGTCCGGGCGGCGGCCGGCTTCCTGACCGTGGGCATTGCGCTGAAAGCGGCGCTGTTCCCGGCGCATTTCTGGCTGCCCAACGGCTACGCCTTCAGCCCCAATGCGGTCTCGGTCCTGCTCTCGGCGACGGCGACCAAGGTCTCGATCTACCTGCTGCTGCGCTTCGAGCTCACGGTCTTCGGCGACGTCGACGCGGTGGGGGATTTCAGCTTCGCCAACCTGCTGCTGCCCTTCGCCGTCGCCGCCTTCGTCCTCGGCTCCGTTTCGGCGATCTTCCAGAGCGACGTCAAGCGGCTGCTGGCCTATTCGTCGGTGGCGCAGATCGGCTACATGATCGCCGGCCTCGGCCTCGGCTCGGTCGACGGCGTGACGGCCGGCATCGTGCACCTGTTCAACCACGCACTGATGAAGGCGGCGCTCTTCATGGCCGCCGGCGCGGTGTTCATGCGGGCCGGCGGCGTGCAGCTCGCCAACTTCGCGGGCATGGGCCGGCGCATGCCGCTGACCATGTTCGCCTTCGTGCTGGCGGGACTGAGCCTGATCGGGGTGCCGCTGACCGTCGGCTTCGTTTCCAAGTGGTATCTGGTGCTCGCCGCGCTGCAGACCGGACCCGGGGGGTACGTTCTCACCGGCCTGATCCTGGCCAGTTCCCTGCTCTCGGTCATCTATGTCTGGCGCGTCGTCGAGGTCGCCTATCTGCGCGATCCCGAACCCGATGCGCCGCGCCACGAGGCGCCGCTGTCGGTGCTCGCGCCCATGTGGCTGCTGGTCGTGGCCTGCTTCTGGTTCGGCATCGACAGCAGCTTCACCGTCGGCATCGCCCGCGATGCCGCGATCCAGCTCATGGGGCCGGGCCAGTGA
- a CDS encoding monovalent cation/H+ antiporter subunit D family protein — MQILLTVAVPLIGMVGIALAGRWPNLREGVTLLTATVNAVNVWTILPVVLEGGRPAVSVIEILPGLPLKFEAEPLGMLFAAVAATLWIVNSIYSIGYMRGNNEVRQTRFYACFALAIAGAMGVAFAGNLLTLFIFYEVLTLSTYPLVIHKETEEARRGGRTYLGILIATSIGLQLPAIIWTWHLTGTLDFVPGGTLAGKVQGVSAGLLLALYMYGIGKAALMPVHRWLPAAMVAPTPVSALLHAVAVVKAGVFTVLKVIVYIFGLDLMSSEPMTNWLVYAAAITLTLASLIAMQQDNLKRRLAYSTVSQLSYVILAGALGTAMGVVGGGMHIAMHAAGKITLFFCAGAIYVAAHKNEISDMKGIGRVMPVTTFCFMIGALSVIGLPPLGGSWSKMLIMVGAADAGFQIMIGVLILSSLLNVAYLMPVPLRGFMFRPPDAGDGPVKVREAPLPCLIAIVITSALCVVLFFGAGEIYDMLLPITEPGGGRR; from the coding sequence ATGCAGATACTGCTGACGGTCGCCGTGCCGTTGATCGGCATGGTCGGCATCGCGCTGGCCGGACGCTGGCCGAACCTGCGCGAGGGCGTGACCCTGCTGACGGCCACGGTCAATGCGGTCAATGTCTGGACCATCCTGCCGGTCGTCCTGGAAGGCGGGCGGCCTGCGGTCAGCGTGATCGAGATCCTGCCCGGCCTGCCGCTGAAGTTCGAGGCGGAGCCGCTCGGCATGTTGTTCGCGGCGGTCGCGGCGACGCTCTGGATCGTCAATTCGATCTATTCGATCGGCTACATGCGCGGCAACAACGAAGTCCGCCAGACCCGCTTCTACGCCTGCTTCGCGCTGGCCATCGCCGGGGCCATGGGCGTCGCCTTCGCCGGAAACCTGCTGACGCTGTTCATCTTCTACGAGGTGCTGACGCTCTCCACCTACCCGCTGGTGATCCACAAGGAGACCGAGGAAGCGCGCCGGGGCGGGCGCACCTATCTCGGCATCCTGATCGCCACGTCCATCGGCCTGCAGCTTCCGGCGATCATCTGGACCTGGCACCTGACGGGCACGCTGGACTTCGTCCCCGGCGGCACCCTGGCGGGCAAGGTGCAGGGGGTTTCCGCGGGCCTGCTGCTGGCGCTCTACATGTACGGCATCGGCAAGGCGGCGCTGATGCCCGTGCATCGCTGGCTGCCGGCAGCGATGGTCGCGCCGACCCCGGTCTCGGCGCTGCTGCATGCCGTCGCCGTGGTCAAGGCCGGCGTCTTCACGGTGCTGAAGGTGATCGTCTACATTTTCGGCCTGGACCTGATGTCGTCGGAGCCGATGACCAACTGGCTGGTCTACGCCGCCGCGATCACGCTGACGCTCGCCAGCCTGATCGCCATGCAGCAGGACAACCTGAAACGACGGCTGGCCTATTCGACGGTCAGCCAGCTTTCCTACGTCATCCTGGCGGGCGCGCTTGGCACGGCCATGGGCGTGGTCGGCGGCGGCATGCACATCGCCATGCACGCGGCCGGCAAGATCACGCTGTTCTTCTGCGCCGGCGCGATCTACGTCGCCGCCCACAAGAACGAAATTTCGGACATGAAGGGAATCGGCCGGGTCATGCCCGTGACCACCTTCTGCTTCATGATCGGGGCGCTGTCGGTGATCGGCCTGCCGCCCCTCGGCGGTTCGTGGTCGAAGATGCTGATCATGGTCGGCGCGGCGGACGCCGGCTTCCAGATCATGATCGGCGTGCTGATCCTGAGTTCCCTGCTCAACGTCGCCTATCTGATGCCCGTGCCGCTGCGCGGTTTCATGTTCCGCCCGCCCGACGCTGGCGATGGCCCGGTCAAAGTCAGGGAGGCGCCCCTGCCCTGCCTGATCGCCATCGTCATCACCTCGGCACTGTGCGTCGTGCTGTTCTTCGGCGCGGGCGAGATCTACGACATGCTGCTGCCGATCACCGAACCCGGGGGAGGCCGGCGATGA
- a CDS encoding Na(+)/H(+) antiporter subunit D, which yields MTWADLPPGLVLILGGVLAAVLPHALRKALMLALPLAGLAHILALPAGGHAEMMLFGIDLVGSRVDGLALVFGGIFYVAAFLAAVFHLHVRDRMQDVAAMVYAGAAVGAVFAGDLATLFVYWELTAIASVFLVFAGRTDAAYRAGIRYLLVQITSGVLLMGGLVLHWRATGSVAFDDIGLGSAGAVMIFLAFAIKCGFPLLHGWIADAYPRASITGAVFLSAFTTKLAVYALARGFPGTELLIWIGAAMGILLALLALKATDIRRILAYSLNSQLGIMVAGVGIGTPLALDGVAAHAVVSILYTALLFMAAGVVLHRTGRSEASALGGLATRMPWTLAATLVAAATISALPLTGAFVSKSPILTAAGSESGWLAWSLLLLGAVGAIAHTGLRLPWLIFAGRREGPVEIRQPAPANMYAAMAGSAALCIAIGLVPGLYYGWMPNASDYEVYSASHVLTQLQLVAFAALGFVWLVRSDLLSRPAAPETLLDADWFYRRGLQDVWRKTVEWGGEIGRAGRGGLHGWVQAVILTSRRLAGPDGPLGRAVTPGTAVLWLTAMLGLYLVVFYT from the coding sequence ATGACGTGGGCTGACCTGCCGCCGGGCCTGGTGCTGATCCTGGGCGGCGTCCTCGCCGCCGTCCTGCCGCATGCGCTGCGCAAGGCGCTGATGCTCGCCCTGCCGCTCGCCGGGCTGGCGCACATCCTGGCGCTGCCGGCAGGCGGGCATGCGGAGATGATGCTGTTCGGCATCGACCTGGTCGGCAGCCGCGTCGACGGCCTCGCCCTCGTCTTCGGCGGTATCTTCTATGTCGCCGCCTTCCTCGCCGCGGTCTTCCACCTGCACGTCCGCGACCGCATGCAGGATGTCGCGGCCATGGTCTATGCCGGCGCGGCGGTGGGCGCGGTATTCGCCGGCGACCTGGCGACGCTGTTCGTCTACTGGGAGCTTACGGCCATTGCCTCCGTGTTCCTGGTCTTCGCCGGCCGCACCGACGCCGCCTATCGCGCGGGCATCCGCTATCTGCTGGTACAGATCACCTCGGGCGTGCTGCTGATGGGCGGGCTGGTGCTCCACTGGCGCGCGACCGGCTCGGTCGCCTTCGACGACATCGGCCTTGGCTCGGCCGGCGCGGTGATGATCTTCCTCGCCTTCGCCATCAAGTGCGGCTTCCCGCTGCTGCACGGCTGGATCGCCGACGCCTATCCGCGCGCCAGCATCACCGGCGCGGTCTTCCTCTCCGCCTTCACCACCAAGCTCGCCGTCTATGCGCTGGCCCGCGGCTTTCCGGGCACTGAACTGCTGATCTGGATCGGCGCGGCGATGGGCATTCTGTTGGCGCTGCTGGCGCTGAAGGCGACCGACATCCGCCGCATCCTGGCCTACAGCCTGAACAGCCAGCTCGGCATCATGGTCGCCGGGGTCGGCATCGGCACGCCGCTGGCGCTGGACGGCGTCGCCGCCCACGCCGTGGTCTCCATCCTCTATACGGCGCTGCTGTTCATGGCCGCCGGCGTCGTGCTGCACCGCACCGGCCGCTCGGAGGCCAGCGCACTCGGCGGGCTGGCCACGCGCATGCCCTGGACGCTCGCCGCCACGCTGGTGGCCGCGGCGACGATCTCCGCCCTGCCGCTGACCGGCGCCTTCGTCTCCAAATCGCCGATCCTGACCGCCGCCGGATCCGAAAGCGGCTGGCTGGCCTGGAGCCTGTTGCTGCTCGGCGCGGTCGGCGCCATCGCCCATACGGGTCTGCGCCTGCCCTGGCTGATCTTCGCCGGCCGGCGTGAGGGGCCCGTGGAGATCCGGCAGCCCGCGCCTGCGAACATGTACGCCGCGATGGCCGGAAGCGCGGCGCTCTGCATCGCCATCGGCCTTGTCCCGGGTCTCTATTACGGCTGGATGCCGAACGCCTCCGATTACGAGGTCTACTCTGCCAGCCACGTGCTGACCCAGCTCCAGCTCGTCGCCTTCGCCGCGCTGGGCTTCGTCTGGCTGGTCCGCTCGGACCTGCTGTCACGGCCCGCCGCTCCGGAGACACTGCTGGACGCCGACTGGTTCTACCGGCGCGGGCTGCAGGACGTCTGGCGGAAGACCGTCGAATGGGGCGGCGAGATCGGCCGCGCCGGCCGCGGCGGCCTGCACGGCTGGGTCCAGGCGGTCATCCTGACCAGCCGCCGCCTGGCTGGGCCGGACGGGCCGCTCGGCCGTGCGGTCACGCCGGGTACGGCCGTGCTCTGGCTCACCGCCATGCTGGGACTCTATCTCGTGGTATTCTACACCTGA
- a CDS encoding histidine phosphatase family protein, which translates to MPKTVHLIRHGQSTFNAHMSLTGVDPMTFDAPLSPKGELQVETLREAMSARPVDLVVTTPFTRAIQTSLGAFGQRGLPLVVEAMHREHLAASCDVGRSPAILARDFPELDFDHLNDPWWYHRDDHDGPFAEEPQDHVMDRVHRFKGWLASRPERHIAVVGHGTFFWMLTGRFLNNAEVATLEM; encoded by the coding sequence ATGCCGAAGACCGTTCACCTGATCCGCCACGGCCAGTCCACCTTCAACGCCCACATGTCGCTGACGGGGGTGGACCCGATGACCTTCGACGCGCCGCTCAGCCCGAAGGGCGAACTGCAGGTCGAGACCCTGCGCGAGGCGATGTCCGCCCGGCCCGTGGACCTGGTGGTGACCACGCCCTTCACCCGCGCGATCCAGACCAGCCTCGGCGCGTTCGGGCAGCGCGGCCTGCCGCTGGTGGTGGAGGCGATGCACCGCGAGCATCTGGCGGCCAGCTGCGACGTCGGCCGCTCGCCCGCCATTCTGGCGCGCGACTTCCCGGAACTGGACTTCGACCACCTGAACGATCCCTGGTGGTATCACCGCGACGATCACGACGGACCCTTCGCCGAGGAGCCGCAGGATCACGTCATGGACCGCGTCCACCGCTTCAAGGGCTGGCTCGCCAGCCGGCCCGAGCGCCACATCGCGGTGGTCGGCCACGGCACCTTCTTCTGGATGCTGACCGGCCGCTTCCTCAACAATGCCGAGGTCGCGACCCTGGAAATGTAG
- a CDS encoding tetratricopeptide repeat protein → MLVFGAVRAEAESPLTGEVLQQRCEDDGLPTRLQKSYCGVSIALGAHPSATITVDDLIEQCPDQTEPYNSWALDSAFCSVLAHHATDPDIRAAAYYESAYALDEIGAYDEAIIDLDRALELRPGDYDALVNRGLAKRKAGRLHEAVADYDLAIEAEPGRMDAYNNRGTVFLRQERYDRAIADFQKALDLQPGNSLTRFNLGLALQHKGRLRAALANYEALAAAGDAIGEVVDIAFLHGQRAEAYADLNDGPAAVAAYEDVVSHDPSVSAAHFMLAQFRAFGPEEVRDFDKALFHAEENLRLDPADGVGVYVLARIHAAKGDIDAAVATHRRLADNHWVYKSVYISVLKRKGYLAADAPEDEWSDAAQAALTECARENCTILNE, encoded by the coding sequence GTGCTGGTTTTCGGCGCCGTTCGAGCGGAGGCGGAGTCGCCGCTCACCGGCGAAGTGCTGCAGCAGCGATGCGAGGATGACGGGCTTCCGACACGGTTGCAGAAATCCTATTGCGGTGTGTCCATCGCGCTCGGCGCCCATCCTTCCGCAACCATCACGGTCGACGATCTGATAGAGCAATGCCCCGATCAGACCGAGCCCTACAACTCCTGGGCGCTGGATTCGGCCTTCTGCAGCGTTCTCGCCCATCATGCGACCGATCCCGACATACGCGCCGCGGCGTACTACGAATCCGCCTATGCGCTGGATGAGATCGGCGCCTATGACGAAGCCATCATCGATCTGGACCGGGCGCTCGAGTTGCGTCCAGGCGACTACGATGCGTTGGTCAATCGCGGCCTCGCGAAGCGCAAGGCGGGCCGGCTGCACGAGGCTGTCGCGGACTACGATTTGGCGATCGAGGCCGAACCGGGACGAATGGACGCTTACAACAACCGCGGCACCGTCTTTCTTCGGCAGGAGCGTTACGACCGCGCCATCGCCGATTTCCAGAAGGCCCTCGATCTGCAGCCCGGCAACAGCCTGACGCGGTTCAACTTGGGTCTCGCCCTGCAGCATAAAGGCCGGCTCCGGGCGGCGCTCGCCAACTACGAGGCGCTCGCAGCAGCCGGGGATGCGATCGGTGAGGTCGTGGATATCGCGTTTCTCCACGGCCAGAGAGCCGAAGCCTATGCGGATTTGAACGATGGCCCCGCGGCCGTCGCGGCCTATGAGGATGTCGTCAGCCACGATCCATCGGTATCGGCGGCTCATTTCATGCTGGCGCAGTTCCGCGCCTTCGGGCCGGAGGAGGTCCGCGATTTCGACAAGGCCTTGTTCCATGCGGAAGAGAACCTCAGGCTCGACCCGGCGGACGGTGTTGGCGTCTACGTGCTCGCGCGTATCCACGCGGCGAAGGGCGATATCGATGCGGCGGTGGCGACGCACCGGCGGCTCGCCGACAACCACTGGGTCTACAAGTCCGTTTACATCAGCGTGCTGAAGCGGAAGGGCTATCTGGCCGCGGACGCCCCGGAGGACGAATGGAGCGACGCCGCGCAGGCGGCCCTGACAGAGTGCGCGCGCGAGAACTGTACGATCCTGAACGAATAG
- a CDS encoding aspartate aminotransferase family protein produces the protein MNDIGNSPSARDIESIIHPYTNLDVHRTKGPMIIDRGKGVMVWDDEGNEYIEGMAGLWCASFGFGEEALIDAAVEQMRKLPFYHQFGHKSSMPSIELAEKLLAIAPKGMSKVFFANSGSEANDSQVKLQWYVNNALGRPEKKKILSRIKGYHGVTIASASLTGLPANHAEFDLPIANIGHVDMAYPYRGMEPGETEEEYSTRLAELLEQRILEEGPETVAAFIAEPVCGAGGVLVPPAGYFPKIQAVLKKYDIMMIADEVICGFGRTGNMWGCETYDIEPDSVSCAKQLSSAYLPISGVMVNDRIHDAMIEQSKKIGTFAHGFTYSAHPVCAAVAVRTLELMEERRILEHVREVMPVMQRRLRKLGDHPLVGDVRGVGLVGAVELVADKATKRAFDPKKMVGANCSEFAVRHGLITRAMTDSLGFCPPLVITEAEINEMFDRFEKALDDTEHWVTKEGLRQAA, from the coding sequence ATGAACGACATCGGCAATTCGCCGTCCGCGCGCGACATCGAAAGCATTATCCATCCCTACACCAATCTCGACGTGCACCGGACCAAGGGCCCGATGATCATCGACCGCGGCAAGGGCGTGATGGTCTGGGACGACGAGGGCAACGAATACATCGAAGGCATGGCCGGCCTCTGGTGCGCCAGCTTCGGCTTCGGCGAGGAGGCGCTGATCGACGCGGCGGTCGAGCAGATGCGCAAGCTGCCCTTCTACCACCAGTTCGGCCACAAGAGCTCGATGCCCTCCATCGAGCTGGCCGAGAAGCTGCTGGCGATCGCGCCGAAGGGCATGTCGAAGGTCTTCTTCGCCAATTCCGGCTCCGAGGCCAACGACAGCCAGGTCAAGCTGCAGTGGTACGTCAACAACGCCCTCGGCCGGCCGGAGAAGAAGAAGATCCTCTCCCGCATCAAGGGCTATCACGGCGTCACGATCGCCTCGGCCTCGCTGACGGGACTGCCGGCCAACCATGCCGAGTTCGACCTGCCCATCGCCAATATCGGCCATGTGGACATGGCCTATCCCTATCGCGGCATGGAGCCGGGCGAGACCGAGGAGGAATACTCGACCCGCCTCGCCGAGTTGCTCGAGCAGCGCATCCTGGAGGAGGGACCGGAGACGGTCGCCGCCTTCATCGCCGAACCGGTCTGCGGCGCGGGCGGCGTGCTGGTGCCGCCGGCGGGCTACTTCCCGAAGATCCAGGCCGTGCTGAAGAAATACGACATCATGATGATCGCCGACGAGGTGATCTGCGGCTTCGGCCGGACGGGCAACATGTGGGGCTGCGAGACCTACGACATCGAGCCGGATTCCGTCTCCTGCGCCAAGCAGCTCTCCTCGGCCTATCTGCCGATCTCCGGCGTGATGGTCAACGACCGCATCCACGACGCCATGATCGAGCAGTCGAAGAAGATCGGCACCTTCGCCCATGGCTTCACTTATTCGGCCCATCCGGTCTGCGCGGCGGTCGCCGTGCGCACGCTGGAGCTGATGGAGGAGCGGCGTATCCTGGAGCATGTCCGCGAGGTCATGCCGGTGATGCAGCGGCGCCTGCGCAAGCTGGGCGATCACCCGCTGGTCGGCGACGTTCGCGGCGTCGGCCTCGTCGGCGCGGTGGAACTGGTCGCCGACAAGGCCACGAAGCGGGCCTTCGACCCGAAGAAGATGGTCGGCGCGAACTGCTCGGAATTCGCGGTCAGGCACGGTCTCATCACCCGGGCGATGACGGATTCGCTGGGCTTCTGCCCGCCGCTGGTCATCACCGAAGCCGAGATCAACGAGATGTTCGACCGCTTCGAGAAGGCCCTCGACGACACCGAGCACTGGGTGACGAAGGAGGGCCTGCGCCAGGCCGCCTGA